A single Lactuca sativa cultivar Salinas chromosome 8, Lsat_Salinas_v11, whole genome shotgun sequence DNA region contains:
- the LOC111904376 gene encoding probable RNA-dependent RNA polymerase 1: MSKTVQVYGYPNLESAEVIKTSLENYTGPGTIYALEVKKSNRGSRSYAKVQFKTRERVEYIIDLANNKRLWFGRTYLKAFINDHDIEQRPKQFAFEMEGATVHFGCQVSKETLHVLSKMKNVSVKFGFGLRRLYFVVSYPTTSYKLQLSYENIWQVQLRRSRGNNAKFIVIQLYGAPRIYQKVEDNIHSFYSEVPDDQWVRATDFTPSSSIGQSSHLCLELPLGVDLPNLAHYFPYYEDNHRQFQLVTGQSFSRNLDLVPIVGPTRYLPYNIVFKICTLVQHGCIPGPLLNATFYELLDPQRRDIGSIEYVLEKLFYLKESCYDPVRWITEEYKNNNRLRSPAISLDSGLVYVRRVQITPSKVYFCGPEVNVSNRVLRHYADYIDNFIRVSFLDEELEKLYSTDLSPRANNLTGVNKTAIYTRILSVLKNGIVIGNKKFEFLAFSSSQLRDNSAWMFASTGRINAADIREWMGDFSSIKNVAKYAARLGQSFGSSKESLSVAQHEVAKIADVEVIRNGVRYIFSDGIGKISAEFAKRVSKKCGYDFIPSAFQIRYGGYKGVVAVDPTSTMKLSLRNSMCKFESDNTKLDVLAISKYQPCYMNRQLITLLSTLGVKDHVFEKKQKEVVDLLDAVLREPMKAQEALELMSPGENTNIMKEMLSCGYKPNAEPFLSMMLQVFRATKLLELRTKTRIFVSKGRAMMGCLDETRTLEYGEVFVHFSGAGRRPLNDNGSSSSGGVGGYKSKIVVGKVVVAKNPCLHPGDVRVLKAVNVPSLHHMVDCVVFPQKGHRPHPNECSGSDLDGDIYFVCWDPDLIPPKQIEPMDYTPAPSMQLDHDVTIEEVEEYFTNYIVNDSLGIIANAHTVFADRELEKAMAPPCIELAKLFSIAVDFPKTGVPAEIPANLRVKEYPDFMEKSDKTTYESHNVIGKLFREVKDIAPQNSQVNPFTRDVARQTYDVDLEVSGFEYYVDEAFDFKTEYDYKLGNLMDYYGIKTEAELLSGSIMKMSKSFDRRNDAEAVGLAVKSLRKEARNWFRKGRGDVDVGDDDVYAKASAWYHVTYHPDYWGKYNEDMKTRDHFLSFPWCVHDKLIEIKRSKGRVSRNIDSDWLQQQFSNALNLI, from the exons ATGAGTAAGACAGTGCAGGTGTATGGATACCCAAATTTAGAATCTGCAGAAGTAATCAAAACATCTCTAGAGAATTACACGGGTCCCGGGACTATTTATGCTTTAGAGGTCAAAAAGTCAAACCGAGGGTCAAGATCATATGCAAAAGTACAATTCAAAACAAGGGAAAGAGTTGAGTACATTATAGACCTTGCAAACAATAAAAGGTTGTGGTTTGGTAGAACTTATTTAAAGGCTTTTATAAATGATCATGACATTGAACAAAGGCCCAAACAATTTGCATTTGAGATGGAAGGGGCGACTGTTCACTTTGGTTGCCAGGTGTCAAAGGAGACTTTGCATGTGTTAAGTAAAATGAAAAATGTATCAGTGAAATTTGGGTTTGGATTAAGGAGGTTGTACTTTGTTGTTTCATATCCTACTACAAGTTACAAGCTTCAACTCTCTTATGAGAATATTTGGCAAGTTCAGCTTAGACGTTCACGTGGAAATAATGCAAAATTTATTGTTATTCAG CTCTATGGTGCTCCTCGAATTTACCAGAAAGTTGAAGACAACATTCATAGCTTTTATAGTGAAGTTCCCGATGATCAATGGGTTAGGGCAACTGATTTTACTCCATCTTCGTCAATCGGACAATCTTCCCATTTATGTTTGGAGCTTCCACTTGGTGTTGATCTCCCAAATCTTGCTCACTACTTCCCATATTATGAAGATAATCATCGCCAATTCCAGTTAGTAACAGGTCAAAGTTTTTCCCGAAACTTAGACCTTGTCCCAATCGTGGGTCCCACTCGTTATCTCCcatacaacatagttttcaaaatctGCACATTGGTTCAACACGGTTGCATCCCGGGCCCACTGCTCAATGCAACTTTCTACGAGTTGTTAGATCCACAAAGAAGAGACATCGGCTCCATCGAATATGTTCTTGAAAAACTCTTTTATCTCAAAGAATCTTGTTATGATCCCGTGAGGTGGATAACAGAAGAATACAAAAACAACAACAGGCTGCGATCACCTGCTATCTCGTTAGATTCCGGTCTTGTGTACGTCAGAAGGGTTCAAATCACACCGTCAAAAGTCTACTTTTGTGGGCCCGAAGTCAACGTGTCGAATCGAGTTCTACGCCATTATGCAGACTACATCGATAATTTTATTCGCGTATCGTTTCTTGATGAAGAATTGGAGAAACTTTATTCAACAGATTTGTCTCCACGCGCGAATAACTTAACTGGGGTAAACAAAACCGCAATATACACGAGGATTTTATCGGTTCTAAAAAATGGAATTGTTATCGGAAACAAAAAGTTTGAATTTCTCGCTTTTTCTTCGAGTCAGTTGCGTGACAATTCTGCATGGATGTTTGCTTCAACCGGGAGAATTAACGCTGCTGATATACGCGAATGGATGGGTGATTTCAGCAGTATTAAAAATGTCGCGAAATATGCAGCAAGACTCGGTCAGTCTTTCGGTTCTTCAAAGGAAAGTTTAAGTGTAGCACAACATGAAGTTGCAAAAATTGCTGACGTGGAAGTGATAAGAAATGGTGTGAGGTATATTTTTTCTGATGGAATTGGGAAAATATCCGCTGAGTTTGCTAAAAGAGTTTCGAAAAAATGCGGTTATGATTTTATTCCATCTGCTTTTCAAATTCGATACGGTGGGTATAAAGGTGTTGTGGCTGTGGACCCCACTTCAACAATGAAACTCTCCTTGAGAAACAGTATGTGTAAATTTGAATCCGACAATACGAAATTAGATGTTCTTGCAATAAGCAAGTATCAACCGTGCTACATGAATCGCCAGCTCATCACACTTCTTTCTACTCTCGGTGTCAAAGACCATGTTTttgagaaaaagcaaaaagaagttGTGGATTTGCTAGATGCTGTGTTAAGGGAGCCAATGAAGGCACAAGAAGCTTTGGAGCTGATGTCACCTGGTGAAAACACAAACATTATGAAGGAAATGCTTTCGTGTGGCTACAAGCCTAATGCTGAACCGTTTCTCTCAATGATGCTGCAAGTTTTTCGTGCGACAAAGCTGTTGGAATTGCGTACAAAAACGCGTATTTTTGTTTCCAAAGGAAGGGCAATGATGGGGTGTTTGGATGAGACTCGAACACTTGAATATGGTGAAGTTTTTGTTCACTTTTCTGGAGCAGGAAGAAGGCCATTGAATGATaatggtagtagtagtagtggtggtgttggtggtTACAAGAGTAAAATTGTTGTTGGAAAAGTCGTAGTTGCTAAAAACCCGTGTTTGCATCCGGGTGATGTTCGGGTTTTGAAAGCTGTTAATGTTCCAAGCTTACATCATATGGTTGACTGTGTTGTTTTTCCTCAAAAAGGACATAG GCCTCATCCAAATGAATGCTCGGGGAGTGATTTGGATGGAGATATTTACTTTGTGTGTTGGGATCCGGATCTAATTCCACCTAAGCAAATTGAACCGATGGATTATACTCCAGCTCCAAGTATGCAACTCGATCATGATGTTACCATTGAG GAAGTCGAGGAGTATTTCACAAACTACATAGTCAACGACAGTCTAGGAATCATAGCAAACGCCCACACAGTCTTTGCAGACAGAGAACTCGAAAAGGCAATGGCCCCACCATGCATAGAGCTCGCAAAGCTTTTCTCAATTGCTGTAGATTTTCCAAAAACCGGTGTCCCCGCAGAAATCCCCGCAAATCTTCGTGTCAAAGAGTACCCTGATTTCATGGAAAAATCCGATAAAACAACGTACGAATCACATAACGTGATTGGGAAACTCTTTCGTGAGGTCAAAGATATCGCCCCACAAAACAGCCAGGTCAACCCGTTCACGCGTGACGTGGCGAGACAAACGTACGATGTTGACTTGGAAGTCAGCGGGTTTGAGTACTATGTTGATGAAGCTTTTGATTTTAAAACTGAGTATGATTACAAATTGGgtaatttgatggattattatgggATTAAAACCGAGGCTGAATTGTTGAGTGGGAGTATTATGAAAATGTCGAAGTCGTTTGATAGGAGGAATGATGCTGAAGCGGTTGGTTTGGCTGTGAAGTCTTTGAGAAAGGAAGCGAGGAATTGGTTTAGGAAAGGTAGAGGTGACGTGGATGTTGGAGATGATGATGTGTATGCGAAAGCATCTGCATGGTATCATGTGACATATCATCCGGATTATTGGGGTAAGTATAATGAGGATATGAAAACACGTGATCATTTTTTGAGTTTTCCTTGGTGTGTGCATGATAAGCTTATTGAGATTAAAAGAAGCAAGGGGAGGGTTAGCAGAAATATTGATTCCGATTGGCTTCAACAGCAGTTTAGCAATGCTTTAAATCTGATATGA